From Gossypium raimondii isolate GPD5lz chromosome 11, ASM2569854v1, whole genome shotgun sequence:
TCAAGTGATTAGGTATATGATATATTCCAATTCTGGATTGAATCAAAGTGACTAGGCATGTTTGGACATCCtttacaattttatctaattacatTAGCATTTTATATCCGTTTGTCATTCCctttctaatatttaaatttaaatatgtcaaAGGTTCTTGTactctttcaaaatttaaaacttagtccctatattttaaatttctgtgcttttttatttaaaatttttttgtcccTTTGTTTAATTTTTGCCGTTAAAGTTAACATTGTCAAAGGTAGAACAACTTttttagccctcaacatttacaattttttttgccAATTCGGTTCTTACCTTTCAAaagtacataattttttttgtaaataattttttttcatattctcTGATTTTTACATTTCTAGCTAGAACGATGGCTTACCATTGGCTAAAGGCAGTTAAGGAAGGGGTTTTCATTAATGAGTGGACTTGCTAGGATGACTCAATCTTATGTGTCCAATGTTGTTGTGTGGTTAAAGCAATTTCAATGTTCGGTGGGATCCACATGTAAAAGGAGCTTAGAAGTTTAATGTTGACAATTCCACTTTCGGGAAACTAGGGACTTCAGGTTGTGGGGGTGTATTGCATTATGATTGTGGGGCTGATAGGAATTCAAGATTTTAAAGATGCTGAAATTGTGAGCGTTAAATGTGCCATTAACTTAAACAGAAAAAGTAAGATAAAACTAGTCATTGAATAAGATTGGAGAAGTGGCTTTCTCTATGGTGTTATGAGTGGCTAATGAGATAGCTCACTCTTTGGCAAAAAGCAACATGCTTTAGGGGTGTCATGTTTTCTAGTAGTGATGGAGTGTTTCTTTTATTGTTCGTGTAATCTATTATAATCTGGTTTATGCAATCTAATGTTGCTTTTTTAAGGTGTGTCGAACTGCATTGTTTGACTTGTGGAGTAGTATATGATGATTAAGAAAATTATCTTTCAAcgaaaaaattgtatatttaaaggaaaagaaaacattaCTTGCTTATGTTGCTATAGTCGAACTTCATGCAGGATTGACCTAACCTTGCATTCCAAATAGAAACTTCTTGCACCAATTAATGCTGATACTTGCTTATGTTCCTATAGTTGAATCAGCTAAGGAATGGTTGTCGCTAAAGTGCGCAACAATTTTGCCTCTTAAGTGGCATACGTGTACATAATAAATATAGCTTAAAACACAAGAAAAGAACAAGTTAAATCATTATGGaaactattttaaaacataaaaaaataaaaaataaaaagtatatataagtttttaaaaaattaaaaaaatttaaaaaataaaactatttaaaaataaaagattaaaaagatgttttcaaaactattttaaaaacataagaaattctaaaatttaatgttatttaaactgGACCGGATCGATTGGGTCAAGAATTAGCTAGGGTATCGATCCGATGAGAGGTAAAAAACTAGTTGACCTGCGAGCTAGTATGGACTGGTTAAACCGGgctaaaaaatcattttttataatttgtttaagAAGAAGagataaaaacaaaacttaccaGCATCCTCGGGGTCATTGATGGCTACGCAGAAATCTTGGAGAGGACTGGGATCAGATGCATAGGCAAATGGGGAAGCCAGAGCCAAGAGACAAAATACTAGGATGAAATGGGTAGTTTTCATTGTGATAAATGGAATTTTGATTGCTTTGGAGAGGATGAGGAACTCTGCTGCAGAACATGACTATTTATACAGAACATTCTTTGAGCTAGTCTATGTTTTTCCATTTCTGATGAATTGTTCTTCAACTACTACCCTTGTCTCTTCCCACTTCCAATGCTTACATCAGTATCTTTGTCATGGAAGTAGTCAAACctgtaattaaattatgtctTTTGTAGTACTTAATGCAACTTGATCCATTCGAACGTTGACCTTAGGAGATACCCAAGGTTGCTAAGGCTGCGGGCAGGCAACCCTGTTCATGCAAGATACaatgaaaataatgttaacaatAATCCTAGTTGGAAACATTTTGCCATTTGGCAGTGTTTAAACATAAAGTGCCAGCAGCTGGGCTTGGTTAAAGTGTGAAAGAGACGCCATTGTGGGTTGAGGGAGATTAACTATTGAAACCTTTGACATGATCTTTTTCCCTCATTATCATCTCCTTTTGCAATTAGTGatctcaattctattttatattttaaaaaaaattagagaaactGTTTTTCCAGGCCGGCCTATTAACCAGCTTCAACatctattaattaattcaaataaaatagcTTGATTAAGTAAGAAGTATTTGCAAGAAAAGCGCCTCGGAATGATTCAATACTTGTGGTTTTATATCTCTCTGAATATACACGTGCATGGACATCTTCATAAAAGCCCGGTTGCATTAAATGTAATCTGCATATAGTTTTCACCATTCTATGGATATATAGGAGCACTGCAACTTTGAAATACTGCTAGAGGCTTAtcaattgtgtatatatatatacattcaaagTCAGTAGCGTAGTTAAGACGATATTGGGTATGTAAAAACGACCAGTTCGATGAGGATGAGGGTGTAGAGTAGTTGAAGAATGATTCCTTCAGATTTCTTTAAGAACCAGTAATCACTTCAGACTTGGCAaacctctttttttattttcctttttaaaacggaattgttaaagaaataaaatgacgATGGACCTGCTCAGTGACTACTATCTATAAATGGACATGCTTTGAAACCAGATTTCTCACCCCTCATAAAGCAACAAATCTTAGAAGCTCAATTTGATCAGGTTCAGGACTGTTGCTTACAACAATGAAAGGTGTTCAATTCCTTGTAGCATTTGTCCTCTTGGCTTTGGCTTCCAAATTTGTCTCAGCTTCAGATCCCAGCCCTCTTCAGGATTTCTGTGTAGCAATTAATGATACTAAAGACGGTGGTGTGTTCTTTAattctttgaaatttcatctTTGCAATATATTCGTTTCGACTCTTAAAAGTGGAGAAATATAGCAAGTACAAGTATTGGACAAGTGTCCAAGTAGTAAACTCTTTTGTTTCCATTTATGCAGTTTTCGTTAATGGCAAGTTCTGCAAGGACCCCAAGCTTGCAACCGCAGAAGACTTCTTCCTGCCTGGCCTCAACATTCCTGGAAATACATCAAACCAAGTAGGATCAATGGTCACTCCAGCCAATGTTCAACAAATACCTGGACTTAACACTCTTGGCATATCTCTTGTTCGAATTGACTATGCACCTTACGGTGGCCTAAACCCTCCTCACACTCACCCTCGTGCCACTGAAATTCTAGTCGTTGTGGAGGGCACACTTTCCGTCGGCTTTGTCACATCGAACACGGATAACCGTCTCTTCACCAAAGTCCTATACCCCGGAGATGTATTCGTTTTCCCCGAAGGTATGATTCACTTCCAGTTCAACATAGGGAGTACGAATGCGGTTGCCTTTGCTGCTCTCAGTAGCCAAAACCCAGGGGTGATCACCATTGCAAATGCAGTGTTCGGCTCTGACCTGGCCATCAATCCTGATGTTCTTGCCA
This genomic window contains:
- the LOC105804559 gene encoding germin-like protein subfamily 1 member 7 — its product is MKGVQFLVAFVLLALASKFVSASDPSPLQDFCVAINDTKDGVFVNGKFCKDPKLATAEDFFLPGLNIPGNTSNQVGSMVTPANVQQIPGLNTLGISLVRIDYAPYGGLNPPHTHPRATEILVVVEGTLSVGFVTSNTDNRLFTKVLYPGDVFVFPEGMIHFQFNIGSTNAVAFAALSSQNPGVITIANAVFGSDLAINPDVLAKAFQLDQNIVKQLQSRFWWDNN